In one Desulfoferula mesophila genomic region, the following are encoded:
- a CDS encoding fibronectin type III domain-containing protein, with protein MFAVACGVKSNPIPSSLLVPAPPSSVALKSTAEGMLISFNVPSAKDASRAIEDIKIYYGYLPLTGDPACPPCPPRLRKFYDFTLAKGKSKVDPMEGGRFSYLDTAAPMNMEAVYQVVLTDGAGRESKPSHLARMPRLVPAGAPLNLKATSGDQEVILAWDAVRASVNGKTLTDISGYIVVRKGPDGTKQLNERPLTVPMLKDQTVNNGKDYSYQVFATRAYRDHNLPGQGSQWVKAAPKDMQPPAPPSDLAGASTAEGIYLRFTPSPDVDVAGYNVYRKTKGGQWSKLNASLLVENVYIDKGVKPEKTYYYRVQAQDEAGNLSQFSEEMDIVHLP; from the coding sequence ATGTTTGCCGTTGCCTGCGGGGTGAAGTCCAACCCCATTCCCTCCTCGCTCCTGGTGCCCGCTCCTCCCTCTAGCGTGGCGCTCAAGTCCACCGCCGAGGGCATGCTCATCAGCTTCAACGTGCCTTCCGCCAAGGACGCCTCGCGGGCCATCGAGGACATAAAAATCTACTATGGCTATCTGCCCCTGACCGGCGACCCGGCCTGCCCGCCGTGCCCGCCGCGCTTGCGCAAGTTCTATGACTTCACCTTGGCCAAGGGCAAAAGCAAGGTGGACCCCATGGAGGGCGGCCGCTTCTCATATCTGGACACCGCCGCTCCCATGAACATGGAAGCGGTGTACCAGGTGGTGCTCACCGACGGCGCGGGCCGGGAGAGCAAGCCTTCACACCTGGCGCGCATGCCCCGCCTGGTGCCGGCCGGCGCGCCTCTCAACCTGAAGGCCACCTCCGGGGATCAAGAGGTCATTCTGGCCTGGGACGCGGTCCGGGCCTCGGTCAATGGCAAGACCCTCACCGACATCTCCGGCTATATCGTGGTGCGCAAGGGCCCCGACGGCACCAAGCAGCTCAACGAGCGCCCCTTGACCGTGCCCATGCTCAAGGACCAGACCGTCAACAACGGCAAGGACTACTCCTACCAGGTCTTCGCCACCCGCGCCTACCGCGACCACAACCTGCCCGGCCAGGGCAGCCAGTGGGTCAAGGCCGCGCCCAAGGACATGCAGCCGCCGGCGCCGCCCAGCGATCTGGCCGGAGCCAGCACCGCAGAGGGCATCTACCTGCGCTTCACCCCCAGCCCGGACGTCGACGTGGCCGGATACAACGTCTATCGCAAGACCAAGGGCGGGCAGTGGAGCAAGCTCAACGCTTCCTTGCTGGTGGAGAACGTTTACATCGACAAGGGCGTGAAGCCTGAGAAGACTTATTACTACCGGGTGCAGGCCCAGGACGAAGCCGGCAACCTCAGCCAGTTCAGCGAGGAGATGGATATAGTCCATCTTCCCTAG
- the lysA gene encoding diaminopimelate decarboxylase, whose product MHHFSYKNGELYAEDVPLSQIAQEVGTPVYVYSQATLERHFKAFDQAFEGLEHLVCFAVKANSSQAVVATMAHLGAGADIVSGGELYRSMAAGVPAERIVYSGVGKSEAEMAAALDAGILMFNVESAQELAVLDQVAGRLGKKAPVSLRVNPDVDAQTHPKITTGLSKNKFGLDIELAFKQYQDAAKLPNVELKGVSCHIGSQLTKVEPFADALERVGVLIGRLRGAGIELELLDLGGGLGISYDQEEPPSPAQYAAALKEQAGRLGLKLVLEPGRVIVGNAGIMLCQVLFTKDTPAKHFIIVDAGMNDLVRPAMYDSFQAIWPVTEDPERPQVVSDVVGPICETGDFLARDRQLPDMGRGELMAVMSAGAYGFSMASTYNSRPRVAEVMVSGDRWSVVRRRETTEELMRGESLPEWMD is encoded by the coding sequence ATGCATCATTTTAGCTACAAGAATGGCGAGCTCTACGCCGAGGACGTGCCTCTGAGCCAGATCGCCCAAGAGGTGGGCACCCCGGTCTACGTGTATTCCCAGGCCACCCTGGAGCGGCACTTCAAGGCCTTTGACCAGGCCTTCGAGGGCCTGGAGCACCTGGTGTGCTTCGCGGTGAAGGCCAACAGCTCTCAGGCGGTGGTGGCCACCATGGCCCACTTGGGCGCCGGAGCGGACATCGTGAGCGGCGGCGAGCTTTATCGCAGCATGGCCGCGGGCGTGCCCGCCGAGCGCATTGTTTACTCCGGGGTGGGCAAGAGCGAGGCCGAGATGGCCGCCGCCTTGGACGCGGGCATCCTCATGTTCAACGTGGAGAGCGCCCAGGAGCTCGCGGTGCTCGACCAGGTGGCCGGGCGCCTGGGCAAGAAGGCCCCGGTGAGCCTCAGGGTGAACCCCGACGTGGATGCCCAGACCCACCCCAAGATCACCACCGGCCTGTCCAAGAACAAGTTCGGCCTGGACATAGAGCTGGCCTTCAAGCAGTACCAGGACGCGGCCAAGCTGCCCAACGTGGAGCTCAAGGGCGTCTCCTGCCACATCGGCAGCCAGTTGACCAAGGTGGAGCCCTTTGCCGACGCCCTGGAGCGGGTGGGGGTGCTCATCGGCCGGCTGCGCGGCGCGGGCATTGAGCTGGAGCTGTTGGACCTGGGCGGCGGCCTGGGCATCTCCTATGACCAGGAAGAACCCCCCAGCCCGGCCCAGTACGCGGCGGCCCTCAAGGAGCAGGCGGGACGCCTGGGCCTGAAGCTGGTGTTGGAGCCGGGGCGGGTCATCGTGGGCAACGCGGGCATAATGTTGTGCCAGGTGCTGTTCACCAAGGACACCCCCGCCAAGCACTTCATCATCGTGGACGCGGGCATGAACGACCTGGTGCGCCCGGCCATGTACGACTCGTTCCAGGCCATCTGGCCGGTGACCGAAGACCCGGAGCGCCCCCAAGTGGTCAGTGACGTGGTGGGGCCCATCTGCGAGACCGGCGACTTTTTGGCCCGGGATCGCCAGCTGCCCGACATGGGCCGAGGCGAATTGATGGCGGTGATGAGCGCCGGGGCCTACGGTTTTTCCATGGCCAGCACCTACAACTCCCGCCCCCGGGTGGCCGAGGTCATGGTCAGCGGGGACCGGTGGTCGGTGGTGCGCCGCCGTGAGACTACCGAGGAACTCATGCGCGGCGAAAGCCTGCCCGAGTGGATGGACTAG